The Streptomyces sp. NBC_01353 genome contains a region encoding:
- a CDS encoding DUF5133 domain-containing protein: MLLPDRNTIDRLLRHYRAQERAVLARPGDLSVRRRFEDTAYTLCVLMGERTAREAVHAAERYVAKGSPAPRQALEGLPGS, from the coding sequence ATGTTGCTGCCCGACAGAAACACGATCGACCGGCTGCTGCGGCACTACCGGGCGCAGGAACGCGCGGTCCTGGCCAGGCCGGGCGACCTGTCGGTCCGCAGGCGCTTCGAGGACACGGCCTACACGCTGTGTGTGCTGATGGGGGAGCGGACCGCGCGCGAGGCTGTCCACGCCGCCGAGCGGTACGTGGCCAAGGGGAGCCCCGCGCCCCGGCAGGCGCTCGAAGGGCTGCCCGGCTCGTGA
- a CDS encoding STAS domain-containing protein, whose protein sequence is MASERFTVTAAPGPQPGVVVLALTGELDHDTADALRGELEGRNGAVRILVDCEGLRFCDSTGLNVLLRARLHALEAGGRLELAGLRPPVARMFEITGARTVFRVYENVAEALTDRRADG, encoded by the coding sequence ATGGCGTCGGAGCGGTTCACCGTCACGGCGGCGCCCGGGCCGCAACCCGGAGTCGTGGTGCTTGCCCTCACGGGGGAGCTCGACCACGACACCGCGGACGCGCTGCGCGGGGAGCTCGAGGGGCGAAACGGAGCGGTGCGGATCCTGGTCGACTGCGAGGGGCTCCGGTTCTGCGACTCGACCGGCCTGAACGTACTGCTCCGCGCCCGTCTCCACGCGCTGGAGGCCGGCGGCCGCCTGGAGCTTGCCGGGCTGCGACCGCCGGTGGCCCGGATGTTCGAGATCACGGGAGCGCGGACCGTTTTCCGCGTGTACGAGAACGTGGCCGAGGCGCTCACGGATCGACGGGCGGACGGCTAG
- a CDS encoding ATP-binding protein — protein sequence MGKETVEEDQVRRLVLFGTKGVVMRCRDFTADALTDWGWLPAEDDEARERVDDVLLLVSEVVTNACLHAGGPEELVLRHRQDRLRVEVSDANPEHPRRRQPRAPSLPGGHGLMVLDRLAGNWGSEPRERGKVVWLEVGRPSRPPWRGDGGA from the coding sequence GTGGGCAAGGAAACCGTGGAGGAAGACCAGGTCCGGAGGCTCGTGCTGTTCGGGACCAAGGGCGTGGTGATGCGCTGTCGCGACTTCACCGCGGACGCCCTCACCGACTGGGGCTGGCTCCCGGCCGAGGACGACGAGGCCCGGGAGCGGGTCGACGACGTGCTGCTTCTGGTCTCGGAGGTGGTCACCAACGCCTGCCTCCACGCGGGAGGCCCCGAGGAACTGGTTCTCCGCCACCGCCAGGACCGCCTGAGGGTCGAGGTCTCCGACGCTAACCCGGAGCACCCCCGGCGGCGACAGCCCCGAGCACCGTCGCTGCCGGGCGGCCACGGGCTGATGGTCCTGGACCGGCTCGCGGGGAACTGGGGGTCGGAGCCGCGCGAGCGCGGCAAGGTCGTCTGGCTGGAGGTCGGCCGCCCGTCCCGACCGCCGTGGCGCGGGGACGGCGGAGCCTGA
- a CDS encoding SigB/SigF/SigG family RNA polymerase sigma factor translates to MSTRSKPRSKLSSTEPAAVRRRALDGLPEIDRPTEVSTTDAQALSTALFTRLESLEEGTPEHAYVRNTLVELNLSLVKFAARRFRNRAEPTEDIVQVGTIGLIKAIDRFEVGRDVEFSAFALPTIVGEMKRFFRDTSWSVQVPRRLQELRIELAKAVDTLEQRLGRRPSRAELAAYLHIDEEKVAEGEQASNGYVARSLDTPAGDDESSLTAGARRLGEEERAFELIDSLESLKPLIAGLDARDRTILALRFGDELTQAEIGERLGLSQMHISRLLARILDELRTGLVEDRDSPRRSSTG, encoded by the coding sequence ATGTCCACCCGGAGCAAGCCCCGCAGCAAGCTGTCGTCCACGGAGCCCGCCGCCGTGCGCCGCCGTGCGCTGGACGGTCTGCCCGAGATCGACCGGCCCACCGAGGTGAGCACGACAGACGCCCAGGCCCTGTCCACGGCGCTCTTCACCCGCCTGGAGAGCCTGGAGGAGGGCACGCCCGAGCACGCGTACGTACGGAACACGCTGGTGGAGCTGAATCTCAGCCTCGTGAAGTTCGCGGCCCGCCGATTCCGGAACCGCGCCGAGCCGACGGAGGACATCGTCCAGGTCGGCACGATCGGCCTGATCAAGGCGATCGACCGGTTCGAGGTCGGCCGGGACGTGGAGTTCTCGGCGTTCGCGCTGCCCACGATCGTCGGCGAGATGAAGCGCTTCTTCCGGGACACCAGCTGGTCCGTCCAGGTACCGCGGCGGCTCCAGGAGCTGCGCATCGAGCTGGCCAAGGCCGTCGACACCCTGGAGCAGCGGCTCGGCCGGCGCCCGAGCAGGGCCGAGCTGGCCGCGTATCTGCACATCGACGAGGAGAAGGTGGCGGAGGGCGAACAGGCGTCGAACGGTTACGTCGCCCGCTCGCTCGACACCCCGGCCGGCGACGACGAGTCGTCCCTCACCGCGGGCGCGCGGCGCCTCGGCGAGGAGGAGCGCGCGTTCGAGCTGATCGACTCGCTGGAGTCGCTGAAACCGCTGATCGCCGGGCTGGACGCGCGGGACCGCACGATCCTCGCGCTGCGCTTCGGCGACGAGCTGACCCAGGCGGAGATCGGCGAGCGGCTCGGCCTCTCGCAGATGCACATCTCCCGACTGCTGGCCCGGATCCTGGACGAGCTCAGGACGGGCTTGGTGGAGGACCGCGACAGCCCTCGGCGGTCGTCGACGGGGTAG
- a CDS encoding ATP-binding protein: MTTTALRYALPDSPGVVGECRDLTRQALRDWFGPVGGAQEVLVEDVLLLVSEVVTNAYTHGGTPYELRLDRTDARLWVQVSDTSPVRPRPHGPHSASRSSGHGLYLLERLSSAWGSLRRGEGKAVWFEVELTSVPAVKDAPAPDGAAPTDAAAGPRRA, from the coding sequence ATGACGACAACGGCACTCCGGTACGCCCTGCCCGACAGCCCGGGTGTGGTGGGAGAGTGCCGCGACCTCACCCGCCAGGCGCTGCGTGACTGGTTCGGCCCGGTGGGAGGCGCGCAGGAGGTCCTCGTGGAGGATGTCCTGCTGCTCGTCTCGGAGGTCGTCACCAACGCGTACACCCACGGTGGCACCCCGTACGAACTCCGCCTCGACCGCACCGACGCGCGGCTGTGGGTCCAGGTCAGCGACACCAGTCCCGTACGTCCCAGGCCCCACGGCCCGCACAGCGCGAGCCGTTCCTCGGGACACGGGCTGTATCTGCTCGAACGCCTCTCCTCGGCGTGGGGTTCGCTCCGGCGCGGCGAGGGCAAAGCGGTCTGGTTCGAGGTGGAGCTGACGTCGGTCCCCGCCGTGAAAGACGCCCCCGCGCCGGACGGCGCCGCCCCCACAGACGCTGCCGCCGGCCCGCGCCGTGCCTAG
- a CDS encoding HAMP domain-containing protein, with translation MESSPRPPASEPRVPPEQLGEDGLGKLLAGLTAVRDGDLSVRLPDSAGGILGEIAAVYNDMVDQLSLVTSEVTRVASEVGGQGLLGGRAREPRVSGVWRELTSGVNTMADNLTSQVRSIAQVATAVARGDLTRKIRVDARGEILELKETINTMVDRLSSFAEEVTRVAREVGTEGKLGGQATVHGVSGTWKDLTDNVNSMADNLTNQVRNIAQVTTSVAQGDLTSRIDVSARGEILELKTTINTMVDQLSSFAAEVTRVAREVGTEGKLGGQAEVEGVSGTWKRLTENVNELAGNLTRQVRAIAEVTGAVAEGDLTRSITVDAPGEVGELRDNINAMVESLRATTRANEEQDWLKTNIARIAALMQGTRTPTDIAELIMTEVPPLVSAQYGAFFLARHDARGTELVVTASYGAPEEPVTPPRRFRLGQSLVGQAAHDRRTVVVERLPVGYATVSSAAGSGEPAMLIILPIVVEDQVLGAVELASLQPFTAIHRDFLEQFVDTAGAVVSSLVANLRTDELLAQSQRLTDELRSRSQELQARQQELQRSNAELKEKAALLADRNKDIESKNLVIEQARQELEARAQQLSRTSMYKSEFLANMSHELRTPLNSLLILARLLAQNPQGNLTEKQVDYAEVIHSAGSDLLQLINDILDLSKVEAGKMDIRPERFPLHQLLEYLEATFGPVADERGLSFSVTVSSDVPEELTTDESRLRQILRNLLSNALKFTDEGGVDLTIEYAGGDEPPATMRASGTVLAFHVTDSGVGIPAERLEGIFGAFQQGDGTTARRYGGTGLGLSISREVAGLLGGAIDVRSTPGQGSRFTFYLPAPRTASPGAPAGAGEVADDPGADETTGTAGARAPGGHDPRTAGHVVLVVDDDVRNVYALTEVLVGHGVRVLQADSGRAGLDLLASHPEVELVLMDVMMAGMDGYATTDAIRNLPGRAHLPVIAVTAKAMPGDRARALAAGASDYVAKPVDAEELMAKVRQWLAT, from the coding sequence ATGGAGAGTTCCCCCCGACCGCCCGCGTCCGAGCCGCGCGTGCCGCCGGAACAGCTGGGCGAGGACGGGCTGGGAAAGCTCCTGGCCGGGCTCACCGCCGTACGGGACGGTGATCTCTCCGTCCGACTCCCGGACTCCGCCGGAGGCATCCTCGGCGAGATCGCGGCCGTCTACAACGACATGGTCGACCAGCTGTCCCTTGTCACCTCCGAGGTCACCCGTGTCGCCAGCGAGGTCGGCGGCCAGGGCCTGCTCGGCGGCCGCGCCCGCGAGCCACGGGTGAGCGGGGTGTGGCGCGAGCTGACCTCCGGCGTGAACACCATGGCCGACAATCTGACCTCCCAGGTCAGATCCATCGCCCAGGTCGCGACAGCCGTCGCCCGCGGCGACCTCACGCGGAAGATCCGGGTCGACGCGCGCGGCGAGATCCTGGAGCTGAAGGAGACCATCAACACGATGGTGGACCGGCTGTCCTCCTTCGCCGAGGAGGTCACCAGGGTCGCCCGCGAGGTCGGTACGGAGGGAAAGCTCGGCGGCCAGGCCACCGTCCACGGCGTCTCCGGCACCTGGAAGGACCTCACGGACAACGTCAACTCCATGGCCGACAACCTCACCAACCAGGTGCGCAACATCGCCCAGGTGACCACGTCCGTCGCCCAGGGCGATCTGACCAGCCGGATCGACGTGTCCGCGCGCGGCGAGATCCTGGAGCTCAAGACCACCATCAACACCATGGTCGACCAGCTCTCCTCCTTCGCCGCCGAGGTCACGCGCGTGGCCCGCGAGGTGGGTACGGAGGGCAAGCTCGGTGGTCAGGCCGAGGTCGAAGGCGTCTCCGGCACCTGGAAGCGGCTCACCGAGAACGTCAACGAACTCGCCGGAAACCTCACCCGGCAGGTCCGCGCCATCGCCGAGGTCACCGGCGCCGTCGCCGAGGGCGACCTCACCCGCTCCATCACGGTCGACGCCCCGGGCGAGGTCGGCGAGCTGCGGGACAACATCAACGCGATGGTCGAGTCGCTGCGGGCCACCACCCGCGCCAACGAGGAGCAGGACTGGCTCAAGACGAACATCGCCCGGATCGCCGCCCTCATGCAGGGCACCCGCACCCCCACCGACATCGCCGAACTCATCATGACCGAGGTGCCGCCGCTGGTCTCCGCGCAGTACGGCGCCTTCTTCCTCGCCCGGCACGACGCGCGCGGCACCGAACTCGTCGTGACCGCGTCCTACGGAGCCCCCGAGGAACCCGTCACCCCGCCGCGCCGCTTCCGGCTCGGCCAGTCCCTCGTCGGCCAGGCCGCCCACGACCGGCGCACGGTCGTCGTGGAGCGGCTGCCGGTCGGATACGCCACGGTCTCCTCCGCGGCGGGCTCCGGTGAACCGGCCATGCTGATCATCCTGCCGATCGTCGTCGAGGACCAGGTCCTCGGCGCCGTCGAACTCGCCTCGCTCCAGCCTTTCACCGCCATCCACCGCGACTTCCTCGAACAGTTCGTGGACACCGCGGGAGCAGTCGTCAGCTCGCTCGTCGCCAACCTCCGTACCGACGAGCTCCTCGCCCAGTCCCAGCGGCTCACCGACGAACTGCGTTCCCGCTCCCAGGAGTTGCAGGCGCGGCAGCAGGAACTGCAGCGCTCCAACGCCGAACTGAAGGAGAAGGCGGCGCTGCTCGCCGACCGCAACAAGGACATCGAGTCCAAGAACCTCGTCATCGAACAGGCCCGCCAGGAGCTGGAGGCGCGCGCCCAGCAGCTGTCCCGCACGTCCATGTACAAGTCCGAGTTCCTGGCCAACATGAGCCATGAGCTGCGCACCCCGCTCAACAGCCTGCTGATCCTGGCCCGGTTGCTCGCCCAGAACCCGCAAGGGAATCTGACGGAGAAGCAGGTCGACTACGCCGAGGTCATCCACTCCGCGGGCTCCGACCTGCTCCAGCTGATCAACGACATCCTCGACCTGTCCAAGGTCGAGGCGGGCAAGATGGACATCCGCCCCGAACGGTTCCCGCTCCACCAGCTCCTGGAGTATCTGGAGGCCACCTTCGGACCGGTGGCGGACGAGCGTGGGCTGAGCTTCTCGGTCACGGTCTCCTCGGACGTGCCCGAGGAACTCACCACCGACGAGTCCCGGTTGCGGCAGATCCTGCGCAACCTGCTGTCCAACGCGCTGAAGTTCACCGACGAGGGCGGGGTGGACCTGACGATCGAGTACGCCGGAGGGGACGAACCGCCGGCCACGATGCGCGCGAGCGGAACGGTGCTCGCCTTCCATGTCACCGACAGCGGGGTGGGGATCCCCGCCGAACGCCTGGAAGGCATCTTCGGTGCCTTCCAGCAGGGCGACGGCACCACGGCCCGCCGCTACGGAGGCACCGGACTCGGGCTCTCCATCAGCCGAGAGGTCGCCGGCCTCCTCGGCGGCGCCATCGACGTCCGCTCGACGCCCGGACAGGGCAGCCGCTTCACCTTCTACCTGCCCGCCCCTCGCACGGCTTCGCCGGGCGCACCGGCCGGAGCCGGGGAGGTGGCCGACGACCCGGGCGCGGACGAGACCACGGGGACCGCCGGCGCCCGTGCCCCCGGCGGGCACGACCCCCGGACGGCGGGCCACGTCGTCCTCGTGGTCGACGACGACGTGCGCAACGTCTACGCGCTCACGGAAGTGCTGGTGGGCCACGGCGTCCGGGTGCTCCAGGCCGACAGCGGCCGCGCCGGCCTCGACCTGCTGGCGTCCCACCCCGAGGTCGAACTCGTCCTGATGGACGTCATGATGGCCGGCATGGACGGGTACGCCACCACCGACGCCATCCGGAACCTGCCCGGCCGCGCCCACCTGCCCGTCATCGCCGTCACCGCCAAGGCCATGCCCGGCGACCGGGCCCGCGCCCTGGCGGCCGGGGCCAGCGACTACGTCGCCAAACCCGTCGACGCCGAAGAGCTGATGGCCAAGGTCCGGCAGTGGCTGGCCACGTGA
- a CDS encoding SpoIIE family protein phosphatase, translated as MTTSAAEAPEPGINGLSAENRRLRAELTRRHLVDLATGVLAAQLGASPADAAEHLDSLSHATGLGIEDLAADIVNAVGGTTAERLTRTGSAPAEATAASPVTAPDEPAAPPVVFSTPDERRARRAATAAETKDTVGEAAQALLEGGLVPLGAGSLWLWRRDAWGCLRLAGHAGVGAAEAAAWQWIPPAAPPAFRSALSDGSPVWLDSGPENGEVLPGPAPHAARALLPLRLRGTTVGLALVAWPGPNPFDDPLRRALVGLTDVAGTVLDAADSPPSAAPVLVDVLDALVHPAMLLKITPAAAPPTVEHLNDYAVAALGGSPPAEYRSLALALPRLHADLAHLARRAHRTGRTQRVARLPASTAPEPGDPAPLLDVRVLPAGDERAVVLWHDTTDPGLASERAVSRLQSVALFQDSLTGGDTVWSEQAYVVFGRGRDEPPVPLLGLRGLVHPEDGEALTELLRTLVERRTGAQTVLRIVMEDRAVRHVRVAAEPLLDAGSVIGVAGVYQDVSASRRTEAALTATFDQLTAVRTQAELRHQMALQLQQAIVPEVPDLQALPDLVVAARYRPAAEEYRVGGDWYDVQPLPSGKVLVTVGDVAGHGIDSVTGMVALRNAQRGLACTGDSPRRLMEWLNEMTLRTSGHPTATAVCALYDPEDRGLVWSSAGHLPMLLLRDGTAQLLEPPQDILLGAVPSYAYQERRTVLRPGDTLLLYTDGLVERRHDGLDHGLAQLAAAAERLTGYPPNEQVERLLEAATGDTDDDTSIVAVLVR; from the coding sequence GTGACGACGTCTGCGGCGGAAGCTCCGGAGCCCGGCATCAACGGTCTCTCGGCCGAGAACAGGCGGCTGCGTGCCGAGCTCACCCGCCGGCATCTCGTCGACCTGGCCACGGGTGTTCTCGCGGCCCAGCTCGGCGCGTCCCCTGCCGATGCGGCGGAGCACCTGGACTCCCTCTCCCACGCCACGGGCCTCGGCATCGAGGATCTCGCCGCCGACATCGTCAACGCCGTCGGCGGTACGACGGCCGAGAGGCTCACACGTACCGGCTCCGCGCCCGCCGAGGCCACAGCCGCGTCCCCTGTCACCGCGCCGGACGAGCCCGCGGCCCCGCCTGTCGTCTTCAGTACCCCCGACGAGCGGCGCGCACGGCGCGCGGCCACGGCCGCCGAGACGAAGGACACCGTCGGCGAGGCGGCCCAGGCGCTCCTGGAGGGCGGTCTCGTGCCGCTCGGCGCGGGGAGCCTGTGGCTGTGGCGACGCGACGCGTGGGGCTGTCTGCGGCTGGCCGGACACGCGGGCGTCGGGGCCGCGGAGGCGGCCGCCTGGCAGTGGATCCCTCCGGCGGCGCCCCCCGCGTTCCGCTCGGCGCTCTCCGACGGTTCGCCGGTCTGGCTGGACTCCGGCCCCGAGAACGGCGAGGTACTGCCCGGGCCCGCGCCCCACGCGGCGCGGGCGCTGCTCCCCCTGCGCCTGCGCGGTACGACGGTGGGCCTGGCGCTGGTCGCCTGGCCCGGACCGAACCCCTTCGACGACCCGCTACGCAGGGCTCTGGTGGGCCTGACGGACGTGGCCGGCACCGTCCTCGACGCGGCCGACTCGCCCCCGTCCGCCGCGCCGGTCCTGGTGGACGTCCTGGACGCCCTCGTCCATCCCGCGATGCTCCTCAAGATCACCCCGGCCGCCGCGCCGCCGACCGTCGAGCACCTCAATGACTACGCCGTGGCGGCGCTCGGCGGCTCCCCTCCCGCCGAGTACCGTTCCCTGGCGCTCGCCCTCCCCCGGCTCCACGCGGACCTCGCCCATCTCGCACGACGCGCGCACCGGACCGGGCGCACCCAGCGGGTGGCCCGGCTGCCCGCGTCCACGGCCCCTGAGCCGGGCGATCCGGCGCCGCTGCTCGACGTGCGCGTGCTGCCGGCAGGCGACGAGCGGGCCGTGGTGCTGTGGCACGACACCACCGATCCGGGGCTGGCCTCGGAGCGCGCCGTGTCCCGGCTGCAGAGCGTGGCCCTCTTCCAGGACAGCCTGACGGGCGGCGACACGGTGTGGTCGGAGCAGGCGTACGTCGTGTTCGGCAGGGGCCGTGACGAGCCCCCCGTACCTCTGTTGGGCCTGCGCGGGCTAGTGCACCCGGAGGACGGCGAAGCGTTGACCGAGCTGCTCAGGACGCTGGTGGAGCGGCGCACGGGCGCCCAGACGGTCCTTCGGATCGTGATGGAGGACCGGGCCGTGCGCCATGTCCGGGTGGCGGCGGAGCCCCTCCTCGACGCCGGCTCGGTCATCGGTGTCGCCGGGGTGTACCAGGACGTGTCGGCGAGCCGACGTACCGAGGCCGCGCTGACCGCGACGTTCGACCAGCTCACCGCCGTACGGACCCAGGCCGAGCTCAGGCACCAGATGGCCCTGCAGCTCCAGCAGGCGATCGTGCCCGAGGTCCCCGATCTGCAGGCACTGCCGGACCTGGTGGTGGCGGCCCGCTACCGGCCCGCTGCCGAGGAGTACCGGGTGGGCGGCGACTGGTACGACGTCCAGCCGCTGCCCAGCGGCAAGGTCCTGGTGACGGTCGGCGACGTGGCGGGCCACGGCATCGACTCGGTCACCGGCATGGTGGCGCTGCGCAATGCCCAGCGCGGCCTCGCGTGCACCGGCGACTCCCCGCGGCGGCTGATGGAGTGGCTCAACGAGATGACGCTGCGCACCAGCGGACACCCCACGGCGACCGCGGTGTGCGCGCTGTACGACCCCGAGGACCGCGGCCTGGTCTGGTCGAGCGCCGGGCACCTGCCGATGCTGCTCCTGCGCGACGGAACGGCACAGCTCCTCGAACCGCCGCAGGACATCCTGCTGGGCGCGGTGCCCTCGTACGCGTACCAGGAGCGCCGTACCGTGCTGCGGCCCGGCGACACACTGCTGCTCTACACGGACGGGCTGGTCGAACGGCGCCACGACGGCCTCGACCACGGGCTCGCGCAGCTCGCCGCGGCGGCCGAACGGCTCACCGGCTACCCCCCGAACGAGCAGGTGGAACGGCTGCTCGAGGCGGCCACCGGCGACACGGACGACGACACGAGCATCGTCGCGGTGCTCGTACGGTGA
- the ligA gene encoding NAD-dependent DNA ligase LigA: MTTTPVLADTAAYAQAVEDAKQAAAAYYAGGTSPLDDDAYDRLGRAIAAWESAHPDQVRADSPTGKVAGGAAEGDVPHTRPMLSLDNVFSAEQFAAWAASLERRIGRVVERWSVEPKLDGLAIAARYERGRLTRLVTRGDGTAGEDVSHARGTIVGLPERLTEPVTVEVRGEVLMTTEQFEAANPIRVAHGGEPFANPRNAAAGTLRAKDRPYRVEMTFFAYDMLPIAAADADGPVADGPAVDPDGLDELAHSELIARAVALGLHTSGATAVPGRAVTGTEEVLARVAEIAALRAELPFGIDGIVIKADLAADRHEAGSGSRAPRWAIAYKLPAVEKVTRLVGVEWNVGRTGIIAPRAVLEPVEIDGSTVAYATLHNPSDITRRDLRVGDHVMVYKAGDIIPRVEAPVAHLRTGEEEPIGFPEACPQCGSEIDRSEQRWRCARGRDCHLVASLSYAVGRDQLDIEGLGASRIVQLVDATLVADVADLFTLTHEQLLGLDRMGETSTENLLAAIATARTRPLGRVLCALGIRGTGRSMSRRIARHFATMDAVRAADAEAMQQVDGIGAEKAPVIVAELAELAVVVDKLVAAGVNMTEPGATPPPPPGTETESVSEAPIAEAAGPLAGLSVVVTGAMTGPLEALSRNQMNELIERAGGKSSSSVSKRTGLVVAGEKAGSKRTKAEELGIRLVDPDEFATLLGDFLPA, encoded by the coding sequence ATGACAACGACTCCGGTTCTTGCCGATACCGCCGCGTACGCGCAGGCGGTCGAGGACGCCAAGCAGGCAGCCGCCGCCTACTACGCGGGTGGCACGTCCCCGCTCGACGACGACGCCTACGACCGCCTCGGCCGGGCGATAGCCGCATGGGAGTCCGCCCACCCCGACCAGGTGCGCGCGGACTCCCCGACGGGCAAGGTCGCCGGGGGCGCGGCGGAGGGCGACGTACCGCACACCCGGCCGATGCTCTCGCTCGACAACGTCTTCTCGGCCGAGCAGTTCGCGGCCTGGGCCGCGTCCCTGGAGCGCCGGATCGGCCGCGTGGTCGAGCGGTGGAGCGTGGAGCCGAAGCTCGACGGACTGGCGATCGCCGCGCGCTACGAGCGAGGGCGGCTGACCCGGCTCGTCACACGGGGCGACGGAACGGCCGGCGAGGACGTGTCGCACGCGCGGGGCACGATCGTGGGCCTGCCGGAGCGACTCACGGAGCCCGTCACGGTCGAGGTTCGCGGCGAAGTACTGATGACCACCGAGCAGTTCGAGGCGGCCAACCCGATACGGGTCGCCCACGGCGGCGAGCCCTTCGCCAACCCGCGCAACGCGGCGGCCGGGACGCTGCGCGCCAAGGACCGTCCGTACCGGGTGGAGATGACCTTCTTCGCCTACGACATGCTGCCGATCGCCGCGGCCGACGCGGACGGCCCGGTGGCGGACGGCCCGGCGGTGGACCCGGACGGCCTGGACGAGCTCGCCCACAGCGAGCTGATCGCGCGGGCGGTCGCCCTCGGCCTGCACACCTCGGGCGCCACCGCAGTGCCCGGTCGCGCGGTCACGGGCACGGAGGAGGTGCTGGCCCGCGTCGCCGAGATCGCGGCCCTGCGGGCCGAACTGCCGTTCGGCATCGACGGGATCGTGATCAAGGCCGATCTCGCGGCCGACCGGCACGAGGCCGGTTCGGGCTCCCGCGCGCCGCGCTGGGCCATCGCGTACAAGCTCCCCGCCGTGGAGAAGGTCACCCGACTGGTCGGGGTCGAATGGAACGTGGGCCGCACGGGCATCATCGCGCCCCGCGCCGTCCTGGAGCCGGTGGAGATCGACGGCAGCACGGTCGCGTACGCCACGCTGCACAACCCTTCCGACATCACCCGCCGCGATCTTCGCGTGGGCGACCACGTGATGGTCTACAAGGCCGGCGACATCATTCCGCGGGTCGAAGCGCCCGTCGCGCACCTGCGGACCGGCGAGGAGGAGCCGATCGGCTTCCCCGAGGCCTGCCCGCAATGCGGCTCGGAGATCGACCGCAGCGAGCAGCGCTGGCGGTGCGCCCGCGGACGCGACTGCCACCTCGTGGCCTCCCTCTCGTACGCCGTGGGCCGCGACCAGCTCGACATCGAGGGGCTCGGCGCGAGCAGGATCGTCCAGCTCGTGGACGCCACCCTGGTCGCGGACGTGGCCGATCTGTTCACCCTCACCCACGAGCAGCTGCTCGGCCTGGACCGGATGGGGGAGACCAGCACGGAGAACCTCCTCGCCGCGATCGCCACCGCGCGCACCCGGCCGCTCGGCCGTGTGCTGTGCGCCCTCGGCATCCGGGGGACGGGACGCTCCATGTCCCGTCGCATAGCCCGCCACTTCGCCACCATGGACGCCGTCCGGGCGGCCGACGCGGAGGCGATGCAGCAGGTCGACGGAATCGGTGCGGAGAAGGCGCCGGTCATCGTCGCCGAGCTGGCGGAGCTCGCCGTGGTCGTCGACAAGCTCGTCGCCGCCGGGGTGAACATGACCGAGCCCGGAGCCACCCCGCCGCCCCCGCCGGGGACCGAGACCGAGTCCGTGTCCGAGGCCCCCATCGCCGAGGCGGCCGGGCCGCTCGCGGGCCTGTCGGTGGTCGTCACCGGTGCCATGACCGGCCCGCTGGAGGCACTGAGTCGCAATCAGATGAACGAACTGATCGAGCGCGCGGGCGGCAAGTCCTCGTCCAGCGTCTCCAAGCGCACCGGCCTGGTCGTCGCGGGCGAGAAGGCCGGCTCCAAGCGGACGAAGGCCGAGGAGCTGGGCATCCGCCTGGTGGACCCGGACGAGTTCGCCACCCTGCTCGGAGACTTCCTGCCGGCCTGA